The window ATATGTACTAAgtgggtgcttggatccaagggacttattttagtctgactaaaaatagtctctttaagaggctaaagtttcaagcacccctgactaaagaggggctaaaactagtcttgagactaaatttttttagtcaggggtacccctactaaaatgtggattagtcctctctctcctcatttaactcctctcctttaacacatgcGAGTtatggattggagggtttggaggataataaatgctcattaacttgattttagtctttTTAGTATTTAGATCCAAGCATGGATGAgactagcaagttttagtcccactatttttagtcatgggactaaaacatATCAAGCACCCTCTAAGACTGATGGCTTGCTGATCACCTTGTTTCGGAGATGATGTAAAGCTTAAGAAAAGAAGTTGATGGAAAGGTGCGAGCTTTTGTCTATCTGAATTCTGACATCGCCGAACTTTTTGCATGCATGCTACTAGTAACGATGAAGGACTGATGCTGCATGCATGCACAGCACAGCACAGCACACAGAAAGTTTGCTTTTTCTTGTGCAAACTCGAAAACTTTTCTCCACTGCATGCATGCAGAGTAGCATGTGTAGTACATTGATTGAACTATGCATGATAGGTGTGATGATTAACTAGCTTTCCTACTAAGGCTAAGCTAGAGCTAATCGCATGCATCTAGATGTGTGTGCTATGACCAGTGCAGGAATTTTAGTCTCTAAAAATTTGGAGCATAAATCAATAAGTAACAACGCGAGAACGCCATCGAAATGTGAAATGCCGAAGATATGCAAATCCTTTTCAGTTTAGCTAGATGTAAGTTGGCCGAAAACAGAATTTGGATCAATCGGTTTTGTTTGAGAAGGAAGGAGGCGTGGCTGAGCACCGAGGTCACCAACGGCGGCATCCAGGCGAGTGCAGCGAGGCCCGGAGACGCTGGCGAGGCATCGGCCAAGACAGAGGTGAGTTTGAATGTTGACGGTTCAAGGTGCGAGGGGTGCAGGTTTGCCAGAAAATTCGGGTGGTTCACCGGTTTAGAGATATGGCAGGGTGTGGCACTAGCATGACGGTTGAGGGAAGGGCGGGGCGGGTTGTTGAGGCTGGCGCGGGAGCACTGCCGGCTgcgggcggcggaggcaggcGATTCAGCCGCTGGTCGTGGGCTAGAATTCATTTAAATGAGATTTAATTTGGTTTCATTCaccttttatagccattggatgtgatgctataagatgcgtgtgtgctgacgtgggttaTATTCGTTCTTGTTTTTcagatgaatgagaccaaattacgTCTCATCTAAATGAGTCCTAGGTACTCCCAAAAATAAATCTACTGAGAAAAGAAAATCGGTCGAGCGCCATGGAGCAGGGCATCACTGTAGCGGCATTGTTGCATTGGTACCCGTACCACTGCCCAGTTTGGGGCTGGGTGGCTGCCCGATGCCAAAAAGACATTCCCCTGTGCATCGCCGCCCGCCTCGTTCGGTGCCAAAGTCAGGAGAAGACCACCCTCTGACCAAAGCGGCAAAGCCCCAGAGCGCGTACGTGATTGCgcctcacatgcaccctctcacCTCTCTCGGTCTCTCCCCGAACGTTCGCCGGCTTTACGTGCGGTGGCGGTGCGACTTTCGATTCGCCACCGCCACCGCGTCCGGACTCCGGACGTAACAAACTCGGCCGCCGACGAGCGCGTCACCCGGGAAGGCCGCCGGAGAAGCGAAGGCGTAGCTCGATTTGACCGTGAAAAAAGTCCAGATCGGGtacagaggaagaagaagaaaacgatAAGGTCAGCCTGTCAGGTCAGATGATGAGCGGGGTAGGCTGAATTCCTGCTGGGATCGAGTGCACATGTCGAACGCCATGTGAGAGGTGACGACGGACGGGATGGATCGACGCAGGCAGGCGCAACTTGGCTCGGTGGTTTGGTGATGCGTGCTGGAACGGCTTGGGGTATTAATTCCACAAACCGAGCCTTACGTTTGCATGGCAACTGATATGATCGATCGATTTTCCCAttctcttttccttttcttttcccGCGCGTACGTCGATCGCCTAGATGATGGATCGATATGTACGCACGAGCATGTATGTGTACCTTTTTTTTTATGAAAATATTGTATCGCTCATCTCTAAAGTTCATACAATCAATCACGGCTAGCTCCAAGGCATCGGGAGGACCAGAGCCTAACCAAGTCATGGTTCTACCTCTAGACGAGCAAATTTAGTTAAGCTATCATTAACCTTATTTTGACTATGATTAACATGAATAATACAACTTTCATGAAGAGACATAAAATAACTAATCTTCTTAATGAAGCGACGAGGGACAAGTAAACCGGTCTATCAACCTTGTAGTTTGGATCAATTTCACCGCAACAATTGAATCCATCTCGATCTTCAGTGGTACCTCACTTCTCTCGATGGAGAAAGACAAACCTTCCATGCATGCACATAATTCGGCTTCAAGTGCTTCTCAACAAGAAAACAGCTGCCTGCAAGAAGAGAAAATGATGGCACCCTTGTCATCTCTTAGCACCATTCCAACACCTGCCGACCCATCATCCACGTAGGAACCATCGGTGCAAAGCTTCACCCAGCTGGGTTTTGGAACAGTCCACTTGGGACCTGCTGCACTCCTTACCCATGTGGCATGGCACCCAATGAAGTATGCACCAAACATGTGATTGGGCATTTTTTCTGTGTGTGAGAATTATGATATTTTCCTATTTCGCCCATAAACTCTTTAATATATAATAATAATATATTAATATTTATTGCTCCATCCAAACGGGTGCATAGGGCATGCACGTGTTCCTAGGTCATCAATTTGACTAACAAAATACATGTTATATACCACCAAACTTATATGTTTAGAAACTTTGTTCAATTACAAATCCAATGACgggattgactattcgtcaccctgggtgaggaatagttattcttcacccacCTCTATTTTATCATCTATGCACCGTAATTTTACGTTTcgtaaattttgtcttatttTAGACATAAAAAAAGAACGTAAGAAAACCTACACTCGTCGTAATGTTTTTTTAATGTTATGTAAAATTATAAatgtaaaaacatagtgtaaaatgtACATAAAATACAATTTTTGAtctatattttttttgttatGCCAAATTTTATGCAGTAAATCAATATGAATGTAACTATTTATATTTCAAATGTAATTTTTTATGAAATGATCATAAGATTACCTCGgatgaagaataacttattctgcaccctgggtgatgaatagtaacacTAATCCAATGACATGCTTTTTATGGTATACAATACATGATTTGTTAGTCAAACTAAGAACGTAGAACCCGCACCAACCTTATAAATTTGACAAAAGGGGTACTTGTTTAGCTGCAATACAATAGTCTGTTTATTGTGATATCGTTAGGTACACTTGGTAAAATGAACCATTTGGGTGAATGCCTACCTTCTCTAATCCATTTGACCTAGGCTTCACAGGAGCAAATGATACATCACTAAAAACTAGTCTACCACATGCCGATAGCTGGATGTTTTTCTGCGATCGAGTCGTAGTATATCCCTCATTTGTTGTACTATGCCTTTGTATCGAATAAATAGATCCAAGAATTTCTAGACCATGTTAGGTCAACGAGTGAAATTTGTAACTATTTTCTCTAACTATAAGAATGGGTGTGCTTCATATAGTAGTCTAGAACAACTGGATAGCCGCCTATATGTGCCTTGTGTAGTTTGCCTCTATTTATTGTTTGCCGTCAAGAACATAGAATCGAGTAAATCTATCGTACACATTTCAGAATAACCGTGAATAGACGAACATGGTGAGATGTTGTGTCATATGGACCAAACACCTGATATAAAAAATAACAGAATGCTCATATTTTTCATTAATATCGGAGCTCGTAAAAGCTTTGTTTTCTTAAATCAATATGGAAAATTCAATAATTCTCGAATGAAAATAATACATGTGAATTTGAGTGCATCATCTAAAATAAATAGTTATATAAAAAAATTGAACGCCTAATCTAGGAAAAAACATGATGGTTATGATTTTTTATTAATATTGGTTAATACAAATCAACTTGTGGATTAGTTTCCAACTCCTTAAGAAGTATGGGCTGTTACCACTAATACAACTTTTGGGATTATTTAATCCTACCGCAAATTAGAATTATGCCAATCCATTTTTTCTGCCACGTGCTTAGGTAGTTTTGAATCAAACTAACACATGTCTGTGTAGATCCTAAAAAAAACACATGTCTGTgtaatttgcaaaaaaaaaaaaacatgtATGTGtacgaaaaataataataaagaaATAAACGAATGCACTGGTGtccgctgggccggcccattccaTCGTTTTGCTCGAAAAAGAAAACCTGGGTTCCATCGAGAGAGGAAAGAGGGGATCGGGAGTCAGTTATGCGCCGCCGCCTGCCCTGCGCCGTCGCCGGCGGAGGCCTCGAATGAGGATCCAGTGGTGCCCAAATAAGCAGCTCCCCAATCCAAGCAGCAGCTCCTCCTTCCCGAGCTGCAACCGGCAATCGAAGCAATCAAGCGGCTCCACTCCGGAATCAGAAACAGGCCCTGTTTCAAATTCAGTCTCCGAGCTTCCATTGGTGGCGGGAACCGCCAATCCTCGGAGGAGACGCACAACAACAACTCTAGACATCAGTTTTCAGAAGAAAGATCGACCGGCAACGCGGCAATGGCGAGGACCGGTCGCCGGCGATAGGCTGCCAAATTGATGGCCAAACCGTCGGTCAAGGCCGAATCCTCCCTCGACAAGCTGGTGAGTTGGTCCTCCAAATCCTTTTTCTTATAACATTTCACGCAAAAAAATTACTATTTCTCACAAACAGTAAAAAGTAGGAACCATAATCAGATTTGCGTCCTTCAGTAGGGAAGTATAATAAATTGTCATCAGCAGATCTACGAGGGAGCCATGGGGGTGCCCTTAGCAAACCAGGGGTCAAATTTCAGTCTTTCACACTGCATTCAAGTTGCATCTATGAGTCTATCAAAAATTGGTTTTTGGTACATTTTTGTTAACAAATTTGTGTTGTCTTAACACATTTTTTAAAAACCATGTACTTTCCGTTTGCACATTCACATATTTAAAAGTGGAGCACCTAAAATAGCTTTCATGATTCGCTCGAGTCATTTCTTTCTAATTTCTTCATGTCTTAAAAGGCCTGTGCAATTGGAAAGTACATGCTCCGCAAATGCAAGTCGGGGCAGGCGGACCTGCTGAGGGAGAGCAAAAGCTGACACGGTGGACATGTTTTCGCTTGGGATATATCTTTTAGAATGTTTAAGCTATTTTTAAGTCTGCTGTTCAACATCAATTCTTGATTCATCTGAAATTCTGAATATTCTACGACGATCAGTTACAACGTGAGTTCTAGATTTATTTATCCTTCTTGTTCAATAACCGTAGGTTCTTGATGTTTTCTCCTTCAAATCATTGCAATCAACAATAAGTTGCCGCTAGAGGAGGAGAGTTTCATCTAGTGGAACCACACCTGACAAGACCGATTTTCTGAAGTAGTAAACACACTCAGCATGTTTATTAAAGAACGGAGAAAAAACCCATCCAATGTTCTTCTTCAGTAGATTCAGTTAATCTCTCACTTAATTTCAATCTAGATAACCTTAATATGGAGCACAGGTTCAAAAAAAAATCTGATCGGGAGTGTGACAGGACTATTAGTGGCGGAAGCACGCACACCATTGATCCATCATGGTAACCACAGAAACGGCAATGGTCCTTAGTTCTCTCAtttctatggtgtgtgtgtgtgtgtcgagaTGTCTGCCTCTCGAACTGTTCCTGGCGCCGAGTTTACCCGGTGGTGTTGGACCCGGGGCTCGCGCGGTGGCGCTTGAGGATGAGGACGGGCAGGTGAGGGGATCGTGGTTCGGACTCAGCTTTAGCTTTCGACTTATACCATCATGTAACAGTATGACCTGTCTAGACCAGTTTGGTACGGTAGGAAAATTATCAATTCTGTTCAAGATTATAACCACTGCTCTCACCAATTACATTGGCTCATGCATAAGTACACAGCAACGCACACATGAACAAGCCAGTAAGCTATTGGACTGATTCTAGCCAACGGCTAGACCTGTAGAGGCTGCTTTCAGAAAAGGGAAACCACACCGGAAAAAGTAAATAGCAGATAGCTCTTCATATGATTGTTTTCTATCTCAGATATTTTAAGATTTGGTCACCTTCTGAAATTTAAAAACGAAGTCCTCCGAGTAGCAACTTGGAACAGATTTATTGCAAAACAAAATATGATACAACCAGATACAACATCACATAAATAGTATGCCAACAATACACACTACAAGAGACCATACGCTCATACAAGAAATACAGATAGACATATTTCACATCGGTGAGTCCTGATCTAGTTGGTAGATAAAACTCATGAAAGATTAGAAACTTCAGACGGTTTTACACCTTCAGCAAGAACTTGAAGATACCTTGGAACAGGCGGCATTTCAACACGAACCAACCCTTCTAGGATCTGAACAATTTCCCCCATCGTTGGCCTGGAGCTCTCACTGTCTTGAACACACCAACATGCAACCATGCATACCCTTTCAAGCTCCCTTAGGTCCACATCAGTGACAAGTTCGGAATCAATCAATGTTTGCACATCTCCTTCCACTAGCTTCCTCACTACCCACATAGGAAAAAATGTATATGTGCTTGTGCCAGTATGCATATTGTTCCTCTTGCCAGATATAATCTCAAAAAGCATCATTCCATAGCTGAAAACATCAGCCTTTGTTGTGATAGCCTCACCACTTATCCACTCAGGTGCAAGATACCCTATGGTGCCTCTCATTGATGTTAAAACCCTACTAAAATCTCGGCCAAGGAGCTTTGCCAATCCAAAGTCTGCCACCTTTGGAACTAGTGATTCACCCAATAATATATTTTCTGGCTTAATATCACAATGTATGATGCAATCCCTGCACTCCTCGTGCAGGTAAGTTAATCCCCGTGCAACTCCGGTCGCGATTTGGTATCTTGTGCTCCAACTTAAAGGCGCAGTGCTACTCCTAAACAGATGATGATCCAATGAACCATTAGGCATATACTCATAGACGAGCAACCGCTTCGTTCCTTCAGAACAAAAACCAAGTAGTTGAATCAAGTTGACATGCTGAATTGTTCCAATAGTACTCACTTCAGCCCGAAATTGCTTCTCCCCTTGACGGAGGCCCTCCAGCTTCTTCACCGCCATTATAGTTGCGTCTGGTAGAACTCCTTTGAACACAGAGCCAAAAGCTCCCACACCCAATATCTCAGAGAAATTTTTGGTAAGGAACTGCAGATCATTGTATTTAAAGCTGATCAGAGACCCCTTACCAAGATTCATACTGTTAATTCTTCTCCTCCTGCGGAGAAGGAAATATAAAGCGATCACTGCACAACCTAGGGTAGCAACTCCACCGACGGCAACTCCAGCAATCCACCGTTTCTTGGTTCTTGAATCTGGTAACTCAGAGGCTGCCACCCTTATATGAATGTTATCCAGAGAACCGTCAATGGTGTCTTGCAAATTCAGAAGTTCTGCATACCAAAGTGAGCATGTGCCATTATAAGAGTAAGCGGTACATGAACAATTGTTCAGGCAAGCTGATTGGCAGTTCTGATTGCTGGTACCCTCAATACTAGTATATGCTTTGTCAGGCAGTTTCACACTATTGATTGTATAGAACCTATCCTGCTTTTCTTTCTCCAAGCCCTTGCTGCCACACTGCAATTGGACATTTCTCCTACAACCTGCAGTTGGATCGCCCAGATTCCAACTATTTGGATCACGCTCACTGAAGCCCTTGAGGCAGCTACACGATGATGACAGGGCACTCCCACTGCACTTGCTGTAAGCTCCACAGAATCCATACACATCGCAGTTGGCTTTTGGTTGTGAAAAATAGACCACCCAGGCCTGTGCAGCCTCCACCCATACAGAAGACTGAGTTTGACCTGACACGCCAATGACATGCCTTGATAATATTCTATCATCAGTAACATTATAGGTGAAGTATGTTTCCTGGTCATTGTCAACAAACTGATAAGTGTATGGGGTGTTGGGATAGGTGTTTGCACGCGACAACTCCGGCATGTTAGGAAATGAGCTGCCGGTCCAGTTGCCAGTGTCCCAGTACACCATGGAGCTATTCCATAGGATGATGTATTGCTTTGAGCCATTTGGATCCATCTCCACGGTGAACATTCCTGGCGCTGGATCACCATTGTTTTTCCAAGAAATGATCCGGTTGGACACACCAGTCACCTTGTTAAAACTGAGCTTATTACCTGGGAGCCATGTGTCTGTCATATCATCGAAACTTTGCCAGACCACATGGGAGCTGTTGGACTTGTGTCTAACCACTAGGTTCCCTGTGTCAAGGAGCACAGCAATGGTGGAGTTAAAAGCTTCATTGGTTGAATTGCTTGACCAGACAACCGATTTGGACTGACGGAGGACAATATTTCCGTCATCAGAGATCGTCAGGCTTGATGAGGCTGGATCAGATATTGGTTTCTCCCTGTTGGCCACCCATACAATAGTTTGCACCGGGATTTTGTTGTACCAAATACCCACGTACCACCTGCCTCCAGATCCTTCAGCTATCCATGTATAAAAAGATCGGTGAAGTCAGTATAATTGATAGATGGACACAAAATACATAAAATTATAAATGAAGAAATGGAGAGCATGTGGTTTTAAAATTTAGTCCTCATATAAATATGATGATGTTTCAAACTGTAGTATTACTggcaacacacacacacacacacacacacacacacacacacacacagagagagagagagatactaTAGTTTTTGCTAGTATCTAGAATTAATTCCCTGGTACCTACTAACACGTCGATAGTAAGTCTTGTAAAATTATAGGAGCTTGCATATATTCCTGTTACTATTATTTTCTAAATGAAGCTAGGCAACTCCACATTCTTAAGACGTAGAAAATCTGCCCAGAAGCTCCCACCAAAGATTGCTTGGTGCCATCGATCCACAGTTCCACACTGCCTTGACTTGTGGTGGACCTACCCACCAAGGTTTAAGTCCTAAATTTGGCATTAATGTTCACATTTTCTGTATTTATTTTAGGCTTTTCATTTATGTTCGTTCAGTGGAGGAGACATTTCCATCGACGAGGTGTCTACGATGACTTTGTCGATCTCAAAAAGTTCTGCCGACTCAACATCTCATAGGTGCTCATAGGAATAAAATGTACCTGCGTGCGTTTATAGGAGTGTGCATGTGGAGTCATGTATGTGAGTACTTGTGATTGTATTGTGTTAGAAAAAGCCACTTCTGATAAAAAAAGACTCATCTGAAGACCATATTAAAAAAAAACTTTGTTGTTTCCCCAACACGCCAAACCAACTAGCACGTAAGTaatttttgaaacttcaaaaaaTTGCATGTAAAAATAAAGGGAATGCCTATATACCAATCAACTCAAAATGGAATTAGGGCCGGTCGAATCGTTTTCAGCCTTTCGATGTAGATCCAACGGCTTAGGCACCTTCTTCTACCTCTCAGTCGTTCTCATGTTCATCTTCTACCCCCGATCGAGCCGTCAACTGCCACCGACCGAACCacctgccgctgccgccgcctgCATCTAGCGGTGCTCCCGCGATCATCTCGTCGCCACGCCCTCCCCTCAACCGCAGCCCACCGACGTGCTGCCACTGCCCCCGTCCATCCCTCTAACCCCACCGATGACCGTTTTTTCCCGCGAACTTGCACCACCCCACACCcataagatagataatggggtaGCCTTCTCCAGCGAGCTCACCACCCCCTCACACCCCTAGAATAGATAATGGGGTAGCCTTCTCTGGCAAGCTCCTTATTTCCTTCCACTGTTCCTTCCTTCACGTGAAAATCGACCGACCCAAATTCCAAATTCAGACGACATACATATAGCTATTGTGAAAAATAAAATCTATGCAACCCAAAAACATAAGCGGCACAACGAAGCGCAAGCaaaccccgcaaaaaaaaagaacgAAGCGTTCGCAAACATAAGCACGACTGGGGCAGTGTACACGGCGACTGATACTATtcaggaggagggaggaggaaaTTAAGAAGACGTGGTGGATGTTAGTTACCTTGAGGCTGGAAGAACCCGAGCGCGAATTTGCCGCGCTGCGAGATCAACTTCTGGTCCCCGGTGAGCGGCCGGCTCGCCGTGATCGTGTCGGTGGCATTCGACGACGACCCATGTGACGGGACCAGCAGTGCCACGACGACGAGCAAGTGCAGGAGGAGAGAGCATGAAGGAGGAGGAAACCAGCTCGCCATGGACTCAAAACGATGCTGTACTATGATGGACCGATCAACCGCCTGGCGGTCGCTATATATGGTTCGTTAGTCTCGCGACGCGCATACCGGCAGCACACCCGGTCCATGTTTAGTCTCGACACGCGCGTACCGGCACGACAACTGATCCGTGCACTGTGCCAATTTTTTTTTGAGCatcagtacagacacaagcgctcatatacacgcgcatacacttattcctatgaacgcacacacgcacatcctacccctatgagcatcttcgagagactgagccggcatatcatctcatcttgagatttacaaagtcaccgtaggcacctcgtcgtcgacgggaacgtctcttcccactgaaagcgcatcgccggaaatcctgaaataaatccaggaataatgcgagcaccaagatttgaaccctgatgggttgaggataccactgtccacctaaccatctcaaccacaggttggttcgctgCACTATGCCAAATTGCTTGGTGGTTTTTGAAGATTTTATTGATTCAAAATGTAGCATCAAGGTGATACAAATATAATGGGCACACATCCAAACTTTATACGATTATTAGGATGGACATAGCCAACGTCAATATATACATACCCCTAAAAACATCAATATACACATAAAATATCAAAACAACAATCGATGAACTATAACAACGACCATCGGCCCACCATTTGACATTACAGAGACAACAAAAAATATTCTTCAGCAACGACGTCTTCGGGAAGGGAGCAACGCTCAAGCACCATTGTCGTCAGATATAACCACCAATGGTTAAATCTCGGGTTTTCACCTTAAAGATAAAGGTCGAACAACTACGGGCAATGTCTTGAAAAAATTAACGACACAAAAACATTGCCATGGCCAATGGTCAAGTATAACCAATTAGGGTCAGATCTTCCATCGAGAGAAAATTAGAGTTAGACCCAAGGCTTTCACTCGAGACCAAGTACCCGGAAAACACCACCAAATCAAAGTCTCATCGAGTAACGTCGCTATTACATTTTCCGATCCCATTGCGTAGCACGGTCTTTAACGTAAGATGACCGCACAAGCAGCTAGTCAAGCCGCTGATGATGATGTTACACATGTACGCCCGATGAATATTGACCAGCTCAGGCTCAGCTGA is drawn from Aegilops tauschii subsp. strangulata cultivar AL8/78 chromosome 1, Aet v6.0, whole genome shotgun sequence and contains these coding sequences:
- the LOC109781872 gene encoding G-type lectin S-receptor-like serine/threonine-protein kinase At2g19130 — protein: MASWFPPPSCSLLLHLLVVVALLVPSHGSSSNATDTITASRPLTGDQKLISQRGKFALGFFQPQAEGSGGRWYVGIWYNKIPVQTIVWVANREKPISDPASSSLTISDDGNIVLRQSKSVVWSSNSTNEAFNSTIAVLLDTGNLVVRHKSNSSHVVWQSFDDMTDTWLPGNKLSFNKVTGVSNRIISWKNNGDPAPGMFTVEMDPNGSKQYIILWNSSMVYWDTGNWTGSSFPNMPELSRANTYPNTPYTYQFVDNDQETYFTYNVTDDRILSRHVIGVSGQTQSSVWVEAAQAWVVYFSQPKANCDVYGFCGAYSKCSGSALSSSCSCLKGFSERDPNSWNLGDPTAGCRRNVQLQCGSKGLEKEKQDRFYTINSVKLPDKAYTSIEGTSNQNCQSACLNNCSCTAYSYNGTCSLWYAELLNLQDTIDGSLDNIHIRVAASELPDSRTKKRWIAGVAVGGVATLGCAVIALYFLLRRRRRINSMNLGKGSLISFKYNDLQFLTKNFSEILGVGAFGSVFKGVLPDATIMAVKKLEGLRQGEKQFRAEVSTIGTIQHVNLIQLLGFCSEGTKRLLVYEYMPNGSLDHHLFRSSTAPLSWSTRYQIATGVARGLTYLHEECRDCIIHCDIKPENILLGESLVPKVADFGLAKLLGRDFSRVLTSMRGTIGYLAPEWISGEAITTKADVFSYGMMLFEIISGKRNNMHTGTSTYTFFPMWVVRKLVEGDVQTLIDSELVTDVDLRELERVCMVACWCVQDSESSRPTMGEIVQILEGLVRVEMPPVPRYLQVLAEGVKPSEVSNLS